Genomic DNA from Leptotrichia wadei:
TATGAAAATTTTTGGTCTTTGACTAATGCATTAAAAAAAGGAGATATTGATAAATTTAAATTAGAGTTGAATAAAGTTTTGTTAGAAAATGCTGGAGTTTTTGATGTTAATGGAAATTATAAAGAGCAATTTTATCACGGACTTATGCTTGGATTAGTTTTAATGTTGAAAAATGAGTATGAAATCGTATCGAATGGTTTTGCTGGAAAAGGACGATATGATTTGCTTTTGAAGCCTAAGAATATTTTGAAAGGAAAAGAAGGAATTATTATCGAATTAAAAGCTTTAAATATGGCAAAAAAATTAGACAAAGATAAAATTAAAGCAAAACTTGAAAATGAATGTGAAATTGCATTGAATCAAATTGATGAGAAAGAATATGGCTCTATTTTGAAAAATGCTGGGATCGAGAGAATGTTGAAAATTGGGATTGCATTTTTAGGAAAAGAATTTGAGATAAAATTTACAAGAGAATGAATTTATTAGAATTGTTCGTTAGAATTTGATAAAACAAATATTCTGAAGCTTAAATAAAAAAAATTAGGTTATCAGACAGGGGTTAATATATAAATAAAAAAATAAAAAAGAATAAATTTGGGAAAATATCTTTTAAAATTTTTGGAAAAAGGGTATACTATATTTGTATTTAATTTTTTGAAAGGAAGAATAAAATGGGAAAAAATAAGATAGAAAAAAAAGAATTGAAAAGAGATAATGTAGGACAAGAATACAAATGGAATTTATCTGATATTTATGAAAATTATTCAGCTTGGGAGAAGGATTTTGAGAAAGTTAGTGAGCTGAAAAAAGAATTGGCTGGATTTAAAGGGCAATTTGGGAATGAAGGAAAGTTATTGGAGTTTTTTCAGAAGCAGGAGGAAATGGATAAGATTTCTTATAAATTGTATCGGTATCCTCAGCTTGCGAGGGATTTGAACTCGTCGGATAAGGAGGCTGTGGAGCATTTGCAGAAGGTGCAGTTTTTATTTGCAGAGATTTCTACTGAATTGTCCTGGGTAAATTCGGAACTGGTTGATAATCGTGAGAATATTGAAAAATGGATTGAAAAAAAAGAATTTGATGATTATAGATTTGGACTGAAAAATTTGTTTAGATTGCAAAAGCATATTCTTGAGGAAAAGGAAAGCAAACTGCTGTCGTATTACAGCTCATTCTTTTCAGCACCGAGAAGCATTTATTCGGAAGTTACGGTTACGGATGTGGAATGGCCTCAAGTTACACTTAGTTCGGGAGAAAAGGTGGATGTAACGCCTGCCAATTATTCTAAAATTTTGTCTACAAATAGAAATCAGGAAGACAGAAAACTGATGTTTCAGACGTTTTATACAATTTATGAAAAGAAAAAAAATACAATTGCTGCAATTTATAACTCAATTTTGCAAAAAGGAATTGCTTCAAAGAAAGCCTACAATTACGATTCATTTTTGTTAAGCCATCTGGAAAGTGACAATATTCCAGAAGAAATTTACTTAAATCTTGTCAATACAGCGAAAAATAATACAAAACCATTGCAAAGATATTTAAAATTGAGAAAGAAAATTTTAGGACTTGAAAAATATTATAACTTTGACGGCTCAATTAATCTAATAGAATTTGACAAGGAATACGAATATGATGATGCGAAAGAAATAGTGCTAAATTCAGTTGCTCCGCTTGGAAAAGATTACGTAGAAAAAATGAAAAAAGCGATTTCAGAAGGCTGGCTGGATGTATTTGAGGCAAAAGGGAAAAGAACAGGAGCATATTCTGCAGGAGTTTACGGAGTTCACCCATATATGCTTCTGAATTATAACAAGACTTTAGACAGCGTATTTACATTGGCACACGAACTGGGACATACCTTGCACACTCTTTATTCAGATGAAAATCAGCCTTTCTTGATGGCAGACTACACAATTTTCGTAGCGGAAGTGGCTTCTACATTTAATGAAAGACTACTGCTTGACTATATGCTGGAAAATACCAATGATCCAAAAGAAAGAATTGCACTATTGGAGCAGGAAATTGGAAATATTGTTGGAACATTCTATTTTCAGGCATTGCTAGCAGATTATGAATATCAGGCACACAAGCTGGCAGAAGCTGGAGAACCAATTACAGCGGAAGTTTTGAGCAAAATTATGGAAGACTTGTTTGACAAATATTACGGCGACATAATTGAAAAAGATGATTTAATCTATATTTTCTGGGCAAGAGTTCCACACTTTTTCAACTCGCCATTTTACGTGTATCAATACGCAACTTGCTTTGCCTCATCAGCGATTTTATATGAAAAAATGATAAATTCAAGTGATGAAAACGAGAAAAAACAAACACTAGACAAATACATTCAATTATTAAGCTCAGGAGGAAATGACTTCCCAATGGAACAGCTTAAAAAGGCAGGAGTTGACTTGTCAAAAATTGAAACGATTAAGGCTGTGGCGAAACAGTTTAATTTGCTGTTAGATAAATTGGAAGTGGAAATTGGGAAGTTGTAGAAAGATATTGAAATATCACGACAAACGCATGAAGATTAGATTAAATTTTTAACAAAAGATAGTAAGAAGTCTCCGGCTTCTACAAGCGGGAGATGAATTGCTTTTTTTGTAAAAAAAATTGAAAAAAGGATATATTTATGATATAATTTATTCAGTGAAATAATATAAAAGTAGGTAATAATAATGTCATATAATAGTAATTATCATTCAGTATTTGATATAAATTATCATATGATTTTTTGTATAAAGTATCGAAGAGAAGTCATTAATGATGAAATTTCTAACAGATTGAAAGAGATTTTTGAAAAAATATGTCCGAAGTATAATATTGTTCTTAAAGAATGGGAACATGATGTTGATCATATTCATATGTTGATTAATGCTATGCCTAATACTGAACTTTCTAAGTTTGTAAATACTTACAAAAGTGCTTCCAGCAGGTTGATAAAAAAAGAATTTCCTGAAATAAGGGGAAGATTGTGGAAAGAATATTTTTGGAGTAGAAGTTACTTAGTTGTAAGTGTCGGAGGTGCACCGTTAGAAATAATTAAAAAATATATTCAAAATCAAAAGGAGGTGTAATTTTATGAAATATAATTTGGCATTCAGATACAGAATTTATCCAAATAAAGAGCAGGAATTATTGATAAACAAGACTTTTGGATGTGTTCGTTTTATTTACAATACAATTTTGTATACTGCGAATAAAATTTATGAAGAAACTGGAAAAAATAAAATAATTACACCTGCTAGTTTGAAAAGTGAAAACCAATTTTTGAAAGAAGTTGACAGTCTGGCACTTTCAAATGCTCAATTAAATGTAAGACGATCGTTTACGAATTTCTTTCAAAAGAGGGCAAAATTTCCAAGGTTCAAATCTAAAAAGAATAATATTAAAAGTTACACGACAAATTGTGTGAATAATTCAATACGAATTGAGGAAAACAAATATTTAGTTTTGCCAAAATTGAAAAAAGTAAAATTGAAATATCATAGAGAAATACCAAAGGATTATAAAATAAAGTCGGTAACACTAACAAACAGTAATGGAAATTACTATGTTTCTATTTTGACAGAATTTGAAAAAGAAATTCAAAAAATACCAAGTTGCAATAAAGTAATTGGGCTTGATTTTTCAATGTCTGAATTATTTGTCAGTTCTGAAAACCAAAGGGCTGATTATCCAAAATATTTTAGGATGTTGGAGAAAAAATTGAAGAAATTACAGAAATTATTGTCAAGAAAAGTGAAATTTTCTAAAAATTGGTATAAACAAAAAATGAAAATATCAAAATTACATGAGTATATCAAGAATTGTCGAAGAGATTTTTTGCATAAATTATCGAAAAAATTGTCTGAAACATATAATGCTGTGGTTGTCGAGGATTTGAATATGAGAGGAATGAGCCAGGCATTAAATTTTGGGAAAAGTGTAGGAGATAATGGATGGGGAATATTTTTGAGGATGCTTGAGTATAAGTTGATGTTTTTAGGGAAACAATTTTTGAAGGTAGATAAATGGTTTCCGTCATCGAAGACTTGTAGTAAATGCGGAAATATTAAAGAGGAACTGAAATTATCAGAAAGAAGTTATAAATGTGAGTGCTGTGGAATTGAAATTGATAGAGATTACAATGCGGCACTGAATATAAAAGACATTGGAAAATGGATGTTGGAATATTAGGAAATAAAAAAACAGGGCAGGGACTGCCCGAAGAGCTTGGTAAATATATTTGGCTAGCAAAAGCAGATACTTCCCAAGAAGCTCCCGCTTCTAAAAGCGGGAGTAGTTCACTACTCGCAAACATAGAAAAAATAGCTATAAAAAAAATTAACTAACAAAAAATTCAAAGGAGAACATAGATGAAGTTAATGCTCATATATGATTTGAATATCTTGAAAGAAAGGCTGATGTGAACCGCATGAATAAAAAAAAAGAATGCGAAGAGCTATGGGCAAAAAATAAATATTATGTATTAAGCAAATCGCATAAAGTGTACTTAGAAATAAGAAATTATTTGAAAGAAAAAGAAATTGATATTGTATTTATTAGTGAAAGAATACAAAAAGTAAGGGATATGAAAGAAAGTAAAAAAGATTTTAGTAATGCAATTCTTCATTTATGGGGATATTTTAAAAAAAAGGCAACGAAGATTGAAAAACAAGGATTATTTAACATTCTGGAAGAATATATGGGAGGGAGAAATAATCAGAAATCGGTAATTGAATATATCAATACTTTACTAAAGAAATATCCAAATAAATATTTACAAGAATCTACTTTATTAACAGGAGAAAAAGATGAGACTATGGCATGAACAAATTATTCATCTGTTGCCTAAAAACCAGCTTCTTGGTCAACATAGAGAATGTTGTGCGCTTAGGGGAAATGGATGGAAAAAGAAACATAAAACAGTAGATTATGTATTTTTATATTCTCCATATTATTTATTTGTTTATCATTCATTGGTTATGGATGAAATGGAAAAAAGAGGGTATAAAGTTTCTAAAGAATGGAGAGATAAGAATTATAGGGGAAAGAAAGCAGAAAATTATAATAATCTTGAAGAAAAAATTATAGATAGCCCAATTTACAAAGAACATGATAATGAATATTTAGTTGAGTGTATCGAAAATTTGCGAAAAAAAGGGATTAAATTGGAATTATAGATGTGATAGGAACCCAGAAAAAATCATAAAAAAGATAGGAAAGAAGAAGAGCTATTTCTGTTTCCAGGTAAAAGGGAACCAGAAGACTTTAAAAGAAGATATAGAAGATTACTTTGCTGACAAGGGATTCAGAAGAAAATGGAAAAAAGCAGGAACAGAAAAGGTATTACATAACGAATATAGCAGGGGGAGTGGAAGAATTTGTAAGAGCGGTAAGAGGACATTGGGCAATAGAAAGCTATCGCTGGATACTGGATGTGACTGACATTCAGAGAAGATGCAAGTAGGACATTGAACAAAAATGTGGCAAGAAACTTAAATATTCTAAGGAAATTAGCAATCTCAATACTAGAAGAGCTGCCGTTCAGAAAGAAATTTAGCAGAAGGATAAAGAGATATATCATATCATTAGATGTAAGAAGATATTTAAAATTATTTTTTGATATATGAAATGCTGTTGTAAAAAAAATGGATAAATATAAAGAAACAGTTTAAAATATTCATGCGTTTGTCGTGTTGAAATATAAAATAACTTGTACCCAAACTCAAAATATTGTATAATAAAAAAAATACACATAAATAGTTAATACATGAAATGGAAAGATAATTTGATATAGAAAAGAACAATATAAAAGGAGATAGTGTATTTATGAAAAAATAATTATGTTGGTTATATTAGCTATGACACTTGTAAGTTGTGCTTTATCTGAATTAAATGAAGCACGTGAAAGAAGAGCTGAAAGAGGAGAAAAATGTTACGAATATTTTAGTGGATATATACATTGTGAGGATAAATTCGGAAACAAGACATACTAATAAATAATAAACTTATATAGGAAGGGCAGTGGATTCTCGTTTAGGGAGGATGTATTTTGCTCTTTTTATTTTGGTTAAATAATTGTATTTTTTAATTAATTTTCTAATTAAAATCAATTCTGTTCTCAATATTAATAACATTGGCTTATTGTATTGACAATGTAATTATAAATTGGTACAATGAAGAAAAAAAGAGGTATTTGTTATGGCAAATGCAAATTTAAGTATTAGAGTTGATAAAGAAACAAAAGAAAAAGCAAACGAATTGTTTAACAAATTTGGCTTGACAATGACAACAGCAGTAAATATGTTCTTAAAAACTGCAATTAGAGAAAATAGAATCCCTTTTGAATTGAAATTGGAAGAAGAGCCAAATGAAGTGACTTTAGAAGCAATGAGAGAAGCTGATAGAATTGCAAGAGATGATAATGTAAAGGGATATGACAGCATAGAGGAGTTGAGAGAGGCACTTGGTGTATAAAGAAATAGGTTCACACTCAGAACTGTTTTAGTATGGTTCTGAGTTTTTTATGATATTATGAAGGAGTGGATTTTTTATGAAAAAAATATTTTTTGTTTTAATTATTATAATAATTTTAATTATAATATTTGTTAAATTATACAAAAGAAAGATAAAATCGGATTCAGAACATACAGCTGAAGAGTTTGTTAATAAACTCGATGAATTAGGATATTTTAAGTATGCTAAAAAAGGAGATGCTCCTTCTTTAAAGAAAGAAATGTTAGAGATGATAAGAAAATATGGAAGTGAAGGAACATTAACTACGTTATGGGATGAAAATGCAAATGTAGCAAAAGATTATAGATTTTATTTTTGTGATGGAGAAACAGTTTTTGAAGGGGATGGAATACCAGATTTGATAAATGATCTACAACCTTCATTTGAAAAATTTGGAGTTAAAATCAAAATTGACAGTTTTTCAGAAGAATGGGATGACGAAAAAGGATTAAGCACCAAAATTAAAATTAATGGCACAGAGTATGAAATTTTTAAAAATTTTAAAAAAAGTGGATGGGGAGAAGCTCCTATGAGAATAGCATATGCTGTAAATAAAGAACTTGAAAAAAAAGGAATAAATGAAAAAATTTATTTAATATCAGGTGGAAATGACGGGAAATTAGTATTTTTAACAGAAGAGCAACATAAATATATCTATGCCTTTTTTAAAGATTCCAAAGAAAAGCCTCTCGAATTGAATGAATGGGGAAAGGTAATGAAAACAGAGCCGTTGAATTTTTAATCTATTAAGAAAGGATAAATTTAAATGAAAAAAATAATTTTACTTTTCACAATAATTTTAGAATTTAATCTATTTTCAAATACACCGTATGATGAGTTTTCTCAAAAAGTGGAGAAATTGGAAGAAAAAATAAAAAATAGAGATAAAAAAGCAATTAATAATTTAGGAAATTTGTATGCAAAAGATGAAAATTCCCGCAATATTCCTAAAGCGAAAGAATATTATAGATTGGCAATAAAAAATGGTTCTGAAATTGCTAGTAAAAATCTTGAAATAGCAAATAAACTTCCAAAATTGTGTTCTGATGGAGCGATATGTGAAAATTGGACTACGATTAGATTTGTAGATAAAGATGGAAAAATTGTGAAAATGATAATAAAAGGGTTTCCTGTTAATAAAGAAGAAGTGACTGAGATTGAAAAACGGGAAATTAAAGGCGAAATAGAATATTTATTAAATGTTTTTCTTGAGAATGAAGAATTTGTAATTGTTGGGTATGCTGATAAAACCGAGAATAATAAAAATAAATTATCTTTATTGAGAGCTGAAAAAATGGCAGAATTTCTGAAACGAAATGAATTGAGAAAAGATATAAAAATTACTAAAATGATTGGAAAAGGAGCTGAAGATCCAATTGATACGAATGATACAGTAGAGGGAAGATACAATAATCGTCGTGTTGAAATTTTGTTAAAAAATGGGAAAGTTAAAAAAATTGATATTAGTAACTTGCTGAATCAACTGAAAGATGAATAAATTTTGAAAAAGTTTCGATTTTACAAAAAGATATGGTATAATCAATATTGAAAAAAGGTTGAAGGAGAAGGTGATTTTGATGAAAAAAATTTTTAATAAAAAGATTGGTATTTTAGTTTTTTCTTTGGTATGTGCTGGATTTTTGAATGCTAAACCTGTGAGAAGTGAGAATGAGGCTTTAAGACTTGTGCAAAATTCAATAATTAAGCATAGATTTGGTGGTAGTCAAGGAACGAAATGTATGAGATTTTATGTTGATGAAACAGCTGAAGAATTTGAAATTGATGTGCGAAGTAATAATGCGAAATGTGGTGGAGATCCAAGTGTTGAGCCACGTTTGTTTAGTTATACTGTGAATAAAATAACTGGAGAACTTGCGACAGATAATTTTAGTTATGCAGAAGATCAGGGAATAGACTGGGAAGGAGATTTTCTTCCGATAGATTAACTTTTAATATTTTGAAGCTATTAAGAAGTAGAGTCTAAATTATGAAAAAATTTATTTTAATATTAATATTTGTTTTGGGAAATTTTATTTTTGCAGAAGTAATGGATTAGGATACAGAGAGTTTTTTTACCTAAAACATAGGTTTATAGGGTTTAGTATTAGAACTAATAAATTAAAAAAAATATCATAGAATAGAGAAAAAGAGTTATCTAAATTCAATTACGAATATAGATAGCTTTTATTTTTGATTTATTCTTTTTTTCAATTCTCCTAATGGAATGGACTTGGAAGTTTTTATCAAATCCTTATAGACATTATTTAAATGCCTGATTACAGATTTATCAGTTATTCTTATACAAGTTTCGTGATTAAAGAGAAAGCCTGTAGTAGTAAAGTTTAAAGAACCTAAAAAGGCAATTTTGCTGTCGATTATGTAGATTTTACTATGAAGATTGTAGCTTTTTTCAAGAATATGTATATTGAAATTATCTCGTTTTGAGTAGTAAAATTCGTGGTTTATTGTTAGTTTTCTTAAAAAAAGGGTTAATATTCCAAAAATAATGGTAAGTGCTAAAAAATTATTTTTGGAAATTGGGAGTATATTTTTTGTAAAAGAAATATCGAAAATAAAGGATGTAAAGATTTCTAACGCTGCGATGGATAAAATAATATAAAAAAATATTAATAGGGACTTTCCCAAAAGAAACAACCATTTTTCAGAACCTAAAATAAGATTTTGGCTATATAAGTTCTTTTTTAAAAAAGGATAAATTCTTTCGTTATCTTTTGAAATAATGTTTACTTGAACATCTTTGTTTAATGCCTCAAAAATATCTTCAGTTATCATATCCCCACTTAAAAAGGGAGAAATTACCGTAATTGATTTTTTAGCTTTCTGTATTGCATTTCTAACACTAATTCCAGCCTTTTTCCCAATATAAATATCACAGGAAATTCCTTCTAAAAAAGATTGTTCAAATTTTGGGATGCTTTTTTTTCTTTCAGTTTTTGTTTTTACAGTTTTTTTTGTTGAATTATTTGTTCGTTTTGTTGTAGTTTTTTTCATTATTTTTCCTTCTCTTTATTTAGATCTGAACTTTTGAAAAATTCAGAAATTTCCTTCATCGTTCGTTTATCCTTTAGAATACTGGTATGAGTCGTATTTTCAATAATTTTGAAATTATCAGATTTCATTTTTGCAGTTTTTAGAGGCACCATTCCATCGTCTTCTCCACGAATTATCATCGAATACAGCGGATTATTTGTCTTATTTCCAATTAAAATCATATAGTCGTAATCAGGCTCGCCAAGCTGATTTACAAAACTGTCTTTTTTTGTACTAAATTGGGGAACGACTTTTCCAAGCATAGATGGGAGTTTGTCTACAAAAGGAACATCTGCCAGATGGCTTCCGTGAGATGGTGGGGAAATAAATACGACTTTTCCTAGATTTTCAAGCGGATTTTCCTTTAAATAATACCGAAGGATTCCAGTTCCCATGGAATGTGCCACAAAATTAATTTTTATATTTTGATTAAAATTTTTGTTTATTTTTTTATGAAAATTTTCTGAGAGAATCTGCTCTTTAATAGTTTCAATATTTGGCTCTATATAAAGATCAGAAATTTCCTCAGCAGTTTCTTTCGTTGTGGGATACTGAATATTAATAATCCTGTAATTGTCCTTAAAATTTTGAGCAATGCTTTCCATATCTGAACTTTTTCCATAAATACCATGAAGAAGTACCAAAAAATCCTGATTTTTCCGAGATTTATCATTCTTTTCATAATAGATTTTAATTTTATATTCGTGATAGAGAAGTTTAGCTATGATATTTTTTGCTATAACAATTTCGGCTGCCTTAAATGTTGAACCAATTAATATATCTTTCATTATTTCTTTCATTTTTTACGGTTATTCCTTTTCATCATATTCCGTCACTATTTTCCTTTAAAAAATTAAGTCGATAAAATTCAAAAATCCCCATTTCTCCAAGTTTTGGAACATATTCATCAATTTGCTCAATATATTCTGAAATTTTTTCTCCTTGCCCGCCAGTTGCGATAACATAAGCATTTGGGAAAAACTTTTTGTATTGCAGAATTAGTTCTTTTATTGAGCCGACATTTCCGTAAAAGATGCCAGCATTAATTTGAGAAACTGTATTTATTCCCAGAACAGTTTCAGGCTCTGTAAATTCGATTTTGGGCAAAGCGGCAGTATTGCTAAATAGGGCGTTTATTGAAAGTGCAATTCCTGGGATAATGCATCCGCCCATATAAGTTGAATCCTTTATCATGTCAAAGGTTGTGGCTGTTCCAAAGTCAATTATTAAAAGTTCCTTTTCTGGATAAAGTTTTTTTGTCGCCAAAATATCTACAATTCTGTCTGCCCCAAGTCCACGTTCCATATTTGGCAAAATTTTTATTTCTTTTATCTTATTTTCTACATTGTCAAGCGTTACAAAAGTTGGATCAATTTCAAAATATTTTTTTCCAAGCCTTGTAAAGTTTTCATTAATGTTTGGAACAACCGATGAAACTATAATATTTTTTATATTTGAAATTTCCAGATTTTTGCTTTTTGAAAATTCGTTTAACATTATAAAAAGAGTATCTTCCGTAAACTCCAAATGTGTCGGTATTCTGAATGTTGCTAAAATATTTCCATCTTCATTATAAAAAATTGGTACAATATGTGTATTTCCAATATCAAATCCTAAAATCATAATTTTTTTCCTTTCTATAAAAAACTATTTTTAATTTCTTTATTTTTTAACAATTTTATTTAATTTCTAGTAATTTTACTTCATAAATAATCCAATGTAGGCCATAATAGATAAAATAACTCCCACAATTGCTTCTCCGCTCATTAGTCCATTTGATATTAAAAGCAGTTTTGAATGGGAATTTTTTGAAACCTTATTTCCTATAAAACTTACAAGCCCTCCTAAAAATACTGTTGAAGTCAAGTAAAATGGAACATAAATTCCAATTCCGAAAGTTAAGACTGGCAAATTTAAAAGGCTTAAAATTAGTCCAGCTACAAGGCCC
This window encodes:
- the pepF gene encoding oligoendopeptidase F, with translation MGKNKIEKKELKRDNVGQEYKWNLSDIYENYSAWEKDFEKVSELKKELAGFKGQFGNEGKLLEFFQKQEEMDKISYKLYRYPQLARDLNSSDKEAVEHLQKVQFLFAEISTELSWVNSELVDNRENIEKWIEKKEFDDYRFGLKNLFRLQKHILEEKESKLLSYYSSFFSAPRSIYSEVTVTDVEWPQVTLSSGEKVDVTPANYSKILSTNRNQEDRKLMFQTFYTIYEKKKNTIAAIYNSILQKGIASKKAYNYDSFLLSHLESDNIPEEIYLNLVNTAKNNTKPLQRYLKLRKKILGLEKYYNFDGSINLIEFDKEYEYDDAKEIVLNSVAPLGKDYVEKMKKAISEGWLDVFEAKGKRTGAYSAGVYGVHPYMLLNYNKTLDSVFTLAHELGHTLHTLYSDENQPFLMADYTIFVAEVASTFNERLLLDYMLENTNDPKERIALLEQEIGNIVGTFYFQALLADYEYQAHKLAEAGEPITAEVLSKIMEDLFDKYYGDIIEKDDLIYIFWARVPHFFNSPFYVYQYATCFASSAILYEKMINSSDENEKKQTLDKYIQLLSSGGNDFPMEQLKKAGVDLSKIETIKAVAKQFNLLLDKLEVEIGKL
- the tnpA gene encoding IS200/IS605 family transposase: MSYNSNYHSVFDINYHMIFCIKYRREVINDEISNRLKEIFEKICPKYNIVLKEWEHDVDHIHMLINAMPNTELSKFVNTYKSASSRLIKKEFPEIRGRLWKEYFWSRSYLVVSVGGAPLEIIKKYIQNQKEV
- a CDS encoding RNA-guided endonuclease TnpB family protein, which produces MKYNLAFRYRIYPNKEQELLINKTFGCVRFIYNTILYTANKIYEETGKNKIITPASLKSENQFLKEVDSLALSNAQLNVRRSFTNFFQKRAKFPRFKSKKNNIKSYTTNCVNNSIRIEENKYLVLPKLKKVKLKYHREIPKDYKIKSVTLTNSNGNYYVSILTEFEKEIQKIPSCNKVIGLDFSMSELFVSSENQRADYPKYFRMLEKKLKKLQKLLSRKVKFSKNWYKQKMKISKLHEYIKNCRRDFLHKLSKKLSETYNAVVVEDLNMRGMSQALNFGKSVGDNGWGIFLRMLEYKLMFLGKQFLKVDKWFPSSKTCSKCGNIKEELKLSERSYKCECCGIEIDRDYNAALNIKDIGKWMLEY
- a CDS encoding YbgA family protein; its protein translation is MNKKKECEELWAKNKYYVLSKSHKVYLEIRNYLKEKEIDIVFISERIQKVRDMKESKKDFSNAILHLWGYFKKKATKIEKQGLFNILEEYMGGRNNQKSVIEYINTLLKKYPNKYLQESTLLTGEKDETMA
- a CDS encoding TIGR02328 family protein produces the protein MRLWHEQIIHLLPKNQLLGQHRECCALRGNGWKKKHKTVDYVFLYSPYYLFVYHSLVMDEMEKRGYKVSKEWRDKNYRGKKAENYNNLEEKIIDSPIYKEHDNEYLVECIENLRKKGIKLEL
- a CDS encoding type II toxin-antitoxin system RelB/DinJ family antitoxin; this encodes MANANLSIRVDKETKEKANELFNKFGLTMTTAVNMFLKTAIRENRIPFELKLEEEPNEVTLEAMREADRIARDDNVKGYDSIEELREALGV
- a CDS encoding OmpA family protein — encoded protein: MKKIILLFTIILEFNLFSNTPYDEFSQKVEKLEEKIKNRDKKAINNLGNLYAKDENSRNIPKAKEYYRLAIKNGSEIASKNLEIANKLPKLCSDGAICENWTTIRFVDKDGKIVKMIIKGFPVNKEEVTEIEKREIKGEIEYLLNVFLENEEFVIVGYADKTENNKNKLSLLRAEKMAEFLKRNELRKDIKITKMIGKGAEDPIDTNDTVEGRYNNRRVEILLKNGKVKKIDISNLLNQLKDE
- a CDS encoding phospholipase D-like domain-containing protein, with product MKKTTTKRTNNSTKKTVKTKTERKKSIPKFEQSFLEGISCDIYIGKKAGISVRNAIQKAKKSITVISPFLSGDMITEDIFEALNKDVQVNIISKDNERIYPFLKKNLYSQNLILGSEKWLFLLGKSLLIFFYIILSIAALEIFTSFIFDISFTKNILPISKNNFLALTIIFGILTLFLRKLTINHEFYYSKRDNFNIHILEKSYNLHSKIYIIDSKIAFLGSLNFTTTGFLFNHETCIRITDKSVIRHLNNVYKDLIKTSKSIPLGELKKRINQK
- a CDS encoding esterase/lipase family protein gives rise to the protein MKEIMKDILIGSTFKAAEIVIAKNIIAKLLYHEYKIKIYYEKNDKSRKNQDFLVLLHGIYGKSSDMESIAQNFKDNYRIINIQYPTTKETAEEISDLYIEPNIETIKEQILSENFHKKINKNFNQNIKINFVAHSMGTGILRYYLKENPLENLGKVVFISPPSHGSHLADVPFVDKLPSMLGKVVPQFSTKKDSFVNQLGEPDYDYMILIGNKTNNPLYSMIIRGEDDGMVPLKTAKMKSDNFKIIENTTHTSILKDKRTMKEISEFFKSSDLNKEKEK
- a CDS encoding type III pantothenate kinase, which gives rise to MILGFDIGNTHIVPIFYNEDGNILATFRIPTHLEFTEDTLFIMLNEFSKSKNLEISNIKNIIVSSVVPNINENFTRLGKKYFEIDPTFVTLDNVENKIKEIKILPNMERGLGADRIVDILATKKLYPEKELLIIDFGTATTFDMIKDSTYMGGCIIPGIALSINALFSNTAALPKIEFTEPETVLGINTVSQINAGIFYGNVGSIKELILQYKKFFPNAYVIATGGQGEKISEYIEQIDEYVPKLGEMGIFEFYRLNFLKENSDGI